The region TGTATCTGGTGCTTGGAGTctatagattttattttgctagaacatgttttttttgtgtgaaccaTCCCCAactctccacctcctgctcacctgcttcTGCAAAGCGTTCTCTCGGGTCCTGGATATTGCCAGTGCCTCTTTAGTTCCCTGCAGCTCTTTTAGTTGCTCTTGCAAATGTCTCATCATTATCTGCAGGTACATGTAAagtttaaagcaacagaaacatgttcaggATTTCATGATGTGGAAATGAGCCTGGTTGGTTAGTGATCCTCTGCTGTACCTCCTGAGTGTTGAGCTGATTGGCCTGTTCAGCAACCTTTGAGGACGAGTGCTCCAGGGCGTGGGTGATACGCAGCTGGTCTAACTCCCTGAGGTGCTCGGCCTTCAAAGaggacagctgctctgcagattgCTCCTTCAGCCTAAAAGACCACATTATATCCTGATGTCCACTCACACTGATGCcctgcaggaaaaacatctATGTGTTTGCACAGAAGCTCATATCTGCAGAGCTCCTCCTTGGCTTGCGCAGCCTCAGCCTTTAacgcctccttctcctgctcactctgcagctgcagcagctccagacgCTGCCTCAGAGCCTCGCTCTCCTGCAGAACCTCAGAGATGTGACTCCCTGTCAAAgggacacaacattaaaatggaaTATCCAAATGTatctcattcagctgtttagtcattctgcctttcctttttaatgtcaGGGCACAGTATCCATCGAAGCATGTAAAAGCTGACCATAACAAAATGTCCACACCTGCAAAGACAGTGGGCTGGTAGGTCTTCTCATACTGAGCAGCTGGGAAagtttcctcctctccacatGTCTCTCTTGCAGTAGCAGAGCAGGGCGTCTTTGTTGGGCCTGGCTGCCGTTTGGTCTCTGTAGAATGGGTTTCTGCTCGTGGGTTGGGGATGGACAgcatgctcctcctctccttctgcagcCTCTCCACGGTGCGGCTCAGCTCCTGAATGGTTCGCGTTTTGGCAGCAAGCTCGTGGTTCAACCGCTCTATCCGTAACTCCGAACGCTGCCTCGGGTTGACGCTGGTGTCGGCTTGGACTCGGCTGGACCTGCAGGGGGAGGGGTTTACAATCAGGCAGTTAAACAATGAACTGACACTCACcataaagctccataaagcaggagggagctgcagattcaggtggtGATTCTCACTACGAGAAACCCCTTTTACCTGTTACATTGTCATACAGCTATAAAAATCTGAGCAATTACCGCAGGGTTCCCAGTCCCAGTGGTGTAAAGGGAGCCACGCTGCTCTGCATGGCTCCCTTAGTAATAGGGCTAATAACATGGCTCCAGCAGATTTGCTAATAAAGATTGATTTCTGTGCATTTGATATATTCACTGTTATAAATGGAATGCAAATTTCATGTAACATAGCAATCTATTCTACTTCAAGAGTACTCAAGTGCAGTGGTTGTCCACCTCTACCgtgtcagccctgtgactgACCTTCGTCTAAGGCTCAAGCTCCACCGCAAAACTCAAGTATAAGTGGGTATAGCTAATAGACAGAATGAATGGACTGCAAGACTTCATTATATTGCCTGCTGCCTATTTTATTCTACCTATTCTTATACTGAATAACATTATTCTCTTGACACAATTTCTTTTTGTTACCTCTGTCCAGTGATCCTGCTCTGtccttccttctgtcctctCCATTGGTGTCATCCAAAGAATCatacagagaaactgagacaaacaTTAAGTTTGAGTGACCACTTTTAAGTCATACTCCATTATATGGCTAGCTATAGGTCCACATTAACTTCTTCAAAGAAGTTTAGCTGTGAAGttctaataaaaataatgtttatttatacagtTAATTTGAATCAATAGTAATCTGACATTTGAATGAGTTTATACACACATTGTTGGTAGTGAGGtcactattactattattaccaTGGTGAATTAACAAGTgtagtgttgtttttctcttaccTTTGGAAATAATTGGAGACATCTTAGACTTCTGAAAAACAGATGCAAACCATGTAGAAATCTAGTATGTCAGTTTGtaatgtttcaaaataaaacctgaactaaaacactgtgattatttgttttcagaGCTGACCTCTGCTTAgtaccatagactgtataagacatggacgtagcacccgtgacccattggtttcggggagtcggttttgtgaccaaaccatgggcatttgagctgcgccatcttggatttgagtgggagtgtactttccatatttggcgaagaggcggttactctacgggtcagccggggtcagagaacccggccacttagctcggagtaacagagctagcctaaggctaatcagctaggctaacaagctaagcggcagctatacgcagctacatccaccacacgacagtccccgagtccgacccgacgaGCTCGACCCCATGTAACCGtgacatacaacagagatcataatgttgctgctgtgttttaaacatgactgtttcagatagagaggttttagatggagctgcagggtttggtggagttgtggggggaaatttatttctagcctattatttaactgtgaaacaatcattatttcatattaataaaatatattaaaaagttaaaaaacattattgttattattattattattgtcagaCCGCTGTCTGACTTTTACCATTATACATTCAacaaacctcctcctcctctggctgtttctcctcatcctcaaaATGGTCACTGTAGTGTGGAGAGCCTGTCAAAGCTGAGAGAGAAACGACCTGATTAAGTCACACAGAGAGACgaggagtgaaaaaaaaggtttcccAGTGGTTCCCTGCTCTTACCTGGGGAGGTTCTAACGGTCTCTGTCCCTCCAGCCTTCTGTTGACCACTATCACTCTGCTCTGGTGCTTCCTCAGCTTTCCTGGGGGAAGATATCCATCCTCATCACATTACAGTGACAGGGCAAAGTACCAGCCACCACATTAGATACTCCATAAGCAAGCACAGGGTCTGTAACTATGCTATTCCAGTGaagtttcaatgtaaactttTAGCACATTGTCCAAGGGCTGATGAACTTGTAAAAAGTTAATTCAAGGCATCATTCAAACAGGATTAAAACTACAGAAGGTACAGGGTTATAAAGGATTTATGAATATATTCATGCACCTCATTAACCATACTAATTGCTCCATTTGTGTAGCTATTGTAAATTCACAGAGGACATTCATAAAATATGCTTAACTTGTTCAAAGATTAAGTTATTTAcccaaagcaaagaaaaactttaGGTAACTGTGGACAGTTCTATTCAACTcatgatttttagtttttgtcttAAGCTAAATGAATCAGCAAAGGCATCAATTCTGCAGCactagatttagatgaaaacACATGTCACATTAACCGGCTCCTTATAAGCTGTAACAGTCACTGACAACCAACACTGAACCTGCAGCACTTTGATTCAGACAGTGGGTTTACTCCACAtttgtctctcacactctcGATGTTCTCACTCACATGAAGTCGTTAGCCATCTTCTCTTCTACCGCTCTAGATACTGTTCAATAACTCCTAGATTTTGACACTTATAGGTGAACCCGACCTGAAACTGCATTAATAGTTTGCCTATGGTTCCATGATACCAGGGTGGTGCCCCATAAGTATTAATCTCCATGAATAATTTTATGAATATCAATAATTATCCTTGACAATTAATAATAATCGGTCAATAACCAAACCTGTTCATACCACAAGCACATTGCACAGCAGGCCTGATGGGTGCATAAAGCCATTCATTCTGCTAATCAGCTTCAAAGAGGAAACTGTGTACTGTACATTGTGAAAGCAGGCAACATGAAGATGCAACAAGAAAACACTGGTGGAATGAACAGAGGAATACAGAAACAAATGTCACCTTCAAAATGAATAATCAAGCCTCAAGTATGAAGCATGATAGGAAAACAGCTGACTTCTTCCATTGTGTTATTGTCACCCTGACTCCTCTAGATTTATCTCTTAGTGGGTGTAATAACAGACCAAGGCCATTTCCATACCTGAGGTTAGTACCAATGGTGGAACTCTCTGTTCAGCTCTCTGTTCAGTTTGGAGTAATCTATAGTTGATGAGGCTCCTGCTTCTAGTCGTGCAAAAAAACttgctttctcttcttcttcatccagAGTTTCCAAGCCCATGCTGGTCATGTTCACTGCTGGTACCATCACtgattctgcacacacacacatatcacaagAGCACAAGTGGAAACACAACTGTGATAGTTCTGAACTGAAAAACTGACAATCTGCATGAGGATAAATGAGGAATGGAAGGTGCAATGTCTGCTGTGCAAACAGGATATGAACACCaagcagagagactgagaccCATAAGGCCGCTGTGTACGTCCATGACTTGCTATTTGGAATCGTGTTGTAAGGCTCTTACACACAATAgttcttctctcacacactaGTTCATATGAAGCATGCAGGCAAGCTGCTCAATCCAGCATCATATTTCTATGCACTGTGGTCTCACCCTCCGTCTCTGTGTTGACGCTGCTGAGAACAACTGCTTCTAGCCCTTTTTCCTTCAAACCAGCGTCTCCTGGATCCTCATCCTCCTCGCGAATAGGGTGACACTTCCTCAAAGACTTTCTGAAGGACTTCCCCGAACCCAGCAGTCCTAGAGAAAGGTTTTTGTTAGAGGACATGTGGACATGTAGTTATACAACATGATCAACAACTACAAATACACAActatcagccaatcatgtggcagcagtgcaatgcaagAAATCATGCAACACAGGTCGGGTCCACGTTTCTGTTGAGATGGCTACAAAATAAGACACTTGTTTTAATTCTAAAGCTAATGGCTCCATGCTGCCACCCAGCACGCTTCAATAGTCAGTATTCAACAAAACAGAGCACCACACAGTTGTAGCAGTCGTAATAAGGCACAGGAAGAGCTGTACTACCAATTCTGTGGTACTTCTGTGGATGTTCTTGACTGAACTGAAGATAACTGTACGAGAGTTTTCCTGAGCAACTGACTCAGGATCCTTGCAGCTCCTCTTTCATGACATCCAGCTTCGCGCTGCATAAGCcactttattatcattatcattatcattattatcattagcaAAGCAGTGTAGAAAACATTCAGCTTTAGCTGGTTAAAATGACATCACCAGGTGTACGTCACATCAGCTGTCACTGATTAATG is a window of Toxotes jaculatrix isolate fToxJac2 chromosome 4, fToxJac2.pri, whole genome shotgun sequence DNA encoding:
- the LOC121180334 gene encoding centrosomal protein of 162 kDa-like — translated: MSHRLTKEELDEQFELFLKESVSDDSVDLGGSEKQPCAKSDEKSALKPAVSWWQDDEHSDGGTGRGLLGSGKSFRKSLRKCHPIREEDEDPGDAGLKEKGLEAVVLSSVNTETEESVMVPAVNMTSMGLETLDEEEEKASFFARLEAGASSTIDYSKLNRELNREFHHWSSRVQADTSVNPRQRSELRIERLNHELAAKTRTIQELSRTVERLQKERRSMLSIPNPRAETHSTETKRQPGPTKTPCSATARETCGEEETFPAAQYEKTYQPTVFAGSHISEVLQESEALRQRLELLQLQSEQEKEALKAEAAQAKEELCRYELLCKHIDVFPAGHQCEWTSGYNVVF